AACTGTATCATCCGGTGAAGTGAAAATCGTGAAAGATTTGAATACAAGCGTCGAGGGTAGAGACGTATTAATCATTGAAGATATTATTGATAGCGGAAAAACGTTAAGTTATCTTGTTGATTTAATGAAGTATCGAAAAGCAAACTCCATTAAGATTGTTACGCTACTTGACAAGCCAACGGGTCGGAAAGTTGACCTAGAAGCCGATTATATCGGTTTTAACGTTCCGGATGCTTTCGTTGTCGGGTATGGTCTAGACTACATGGAGAAATATAGAAATCTATCTTATATCGGAGTATTGAAAAAAGAAATTTACTCTTTTTGAAGCTTTCCGAACCTCCCCAATATAGGGGGTATAGGAACGCTTTTTTTGCGCAACAATTATAAGGCGTTTTCTTTGTAGATTGAAGATTACTTATGGTAAGATTTACAATAGTTTTCTGTTTAATGAAATGAGGAGGCCTAGGGATGAATCGAATACTTCGATACTTTCTACTATATGGACTAATCTTCCTGGCTCTAATGGGGATATTTGGTTCACTGAATAAAACAAACCCGAAAATAAAGCCGATCACTTACAATGAATTTCGGCTAGCACTCGAAGAAGGAAATGTAAAAAGCGCCACAATTCAGCCCGACCAACTCATCTATGAAGTTAAAGGTGAGATGAAAGGCTATAAAGATGGCGAAACCTTTATAACAAATATTCCGCAGTCACATGATGCACTGCTAAATGATATTGATGAGGTAGCAGCGTCACAGTCTGTTAAAATTGAGTATTTAAAAGCACCGGAGACAAGCGCGCTAGTATCATTTTTCACCGGACTCGTTCCATTTATCATTATTATTATTCTGTTCTTCTTCCTGTTGAATCAGTCACAGGGCGGTGGCGGCGGTAAAGTAATGAATTTCGGTAAAAGTAAGGCGAAGCTTCATACGGATGATAAAGAAAAAGTAAGTTTCGATGACGTTGCAGGAGCAGACGAGGAAAAAGCAGAACTTGTCGAGGTAGTTGATTTCCTGAAAGACGCACGAAAGTTTAAAGAGGTTGGCGCACGTATACCACAAGGGATTTTACTTGTCGGACCACCTGGTACAGGTAAAACGTTGCTTGCGCGTGCAGTTGCTGGTGAAGCCGGCGTACCATTCTTCTCAATTTCAGGTTCTGATTTTGTTGAGATGTTTGTCGGGGTCGGAGCATCACGTGTTCGTGATCTTTTCGAAAATGCAAAGAAGAATGCACCATGTATTATTTTTATTGATGAAATTGATGCGGTTGGACGTCAACGTGGCGCAGGGCTTGGCGGCGGACATGATGAACGTGAACAAACGCTTAACCAATTACTCGTTGAAATGGATGGTTTCGGTGAAAACGAAGGAATCATTATTGTAGCGGCAACGAACCGACCAGACATTTTGGACCCAGCACTTCTTCGTCCAGGTCGATTTGACCGTCAAATTACAGTCGGTCGCCCGGATGTAAAAGGTAGAGAAGCGGTTCTTCAAGTGCATGCGCGCAACAAGCCGTTTGACGACTCAGTGAATTTAAAAGCACTTGCTCAACGTACACCAGGTTTCTCAGGTGCAGATCTTGAAAACTTGTTAAACGAAGCTGCACTTGTAGCTGCAAGACGTGATAAAAAGAAAATTGACATGTCGGATATTGATGAGGCAACGGACCGTGTAATTGCAGGACCTGCAAAAACAAGCCGAGTGATCTCTAAAAAAGAAAGAAATATTGTAGCATTCCATGAAGCGGGCCACGTTGTTGTCGGACTCATTCTTGATGAAGCGGATATTGTGCATAAAGTTACAATCGTACCTAGAGGCCAGGCAGGCGGTTATGCGGTTATGCTTCCGAAAGAAGATCGCTACTTTATGACGAAGCCGGAACTACTTGATAAAATTTCTGGACTTCTTGGTGGACGTGTTGCAGAAGAAATTGCACTCGGTGAGGTTTCTACCGGTGCGCATAACGACTTCCAACGTGCCACTGGAATTGCAAGGTCAATGGTGACGGAGTACGGAATGAGTGATAAACTCGGCCCGTTACAGTTCGGTCAATCCCAAGGTCAAGTCTTCCTTGGCAGAGACTTCAGTTCTGAACAAAATTACTCCGAATCGATTGCATATGAAATTGATCAAGAAATGCAACGCATCGTTAAAGAAGAATATGAGCGTACGAAACAAATACTGACAGAAAATCGTGCATTGCTTGATTTAATTGCTACGACTCTTCTAGAAGTAGAAACGCTTGATGCGGAACAAATCAACCATTTGAAAGATCATGGGACATTACCAGAGCGTCCATATGACAATAATGGAAAAGATACAGACAAAACGGAGTCAAATAAAAGAGATGATAATACCATCTCTGATTCAACAGGCGCTCCATCAGATCCGTCAATTGCTAATTTGCCAAATGAACGGGAGTATGAAAGCCCACCAAATCCGTTTGACGAAAAACGAAGAGATTAAAAAAATGAAAGCTGGCCCTTTTTGAAGCGGTCAGCTTTTTTTTATTCAAACTTGAAAATTTGAAGTTAGCGAGGGAATCCCAAATGATCTTAGTGATGGATACAGGAAATACAAATATTGTCCTCGGTGTTTATGACCAAGGAACACTCAAATA
This window of the Sporosarcina sp. 6E9 genome carries:
- the ftsH gene encoding ATP-dependent zinc metalloprotease FtsH, which codes for MNRILRYFLLYGLIFLALMGIFGSLNKTNPKIKPITYNEFRLALEEGNVKSATIQPDQLIYEVKGEMKGYKDGETFITNIPQSHDALLNDIDEVAASQSVKIEYLKAPETSALVSFFTGLVPFIIIIILFFFLLNQSQGGGGGKVMNFGKSKAKLHTDDKEKVSFDDVAGADEEKAELVEVVDFLKDARKFKEVGARIPQGILLVGPPGTGKTLLARAVAGEAGVPFFSISGSDFVEMFVGVGASRVRDLFENAKKNAPCIIFIDEIDAVGRQRGAGLGGGHDEREQTLNQLLVEMDGFGENEGIIIVAATNRPDILDPALLRPGRFDRQITVGRPDVKGREAVLQVHARNKPFDDSVNLKALAQRTPGFSGADLENLLNEAALVAARRDKKKIDMSDIDEATDRVIAGPAKTSRVISKKERNIVAFHEAGHVVVGLILDEADIVHKVTIVPRGQAGGYAVMLPKEDRYFMTKPELLDKISGLLGGRVAEEIALGEVSTGAHNDFQRATGIARSMVTEYGMSDKLGPLQFGQSQGQVFLGRDFSSEQNYSESIAYEIDQEMQRIVKEEYERTKQILTENRALLDLIATTLLEVETLDAEQINHLKDHGTLPERPYDNNGKDTDKTESNKRDDNTISDSTGAPSDPSIANLPNEREYESPPNPFDEKRRD
- the hpt gene encoding hypoxanthine phosphoribosyltransferase, which codes for MLAKDIEEVLITEEEIQQKIDELGAALTEEYKDKFPLAIGVLKGALPFMSDLIKRIDAYIELDFMDVSSYGNATVSSGEVKIVKDLNTSVEGRDVLIIEDIIDSGKTLSYLVDLMKYRKANSIKIVTLLDKPTGRKVDLEADYIGFNVPDAFVVGYGLDYMEKYRNLSYIGVLKKEIYSF